In Bacteroidota bacterium, one DNA window encodes the following:
- a CDS encoding tetratricopeptide repeat protein, with protein sequence MKYLRVIFSALFVGVVWFSFGQSLNDAGTAFNEAIQLQKDQQNDQAIEAYKKCIGIASQLGPEGDDLKMKSQTQLSNLFLSKGIDAYKSKDPDNAIVFLSESYNYAETTGDTDGMQKANKMLGSVFSYKGKLALKEKDFNASIDFLNKAIGYNPDTDYYYYLVYAYSKNDDETNMKAAMDKLIEIGGNDNEDVVKAKSVVSKFYLANAVDAAKKQDYNKVIEIVNTGFAYDDKDPMAYYYLAVAHNSLNQYDKAIQAAEAGIGMEKEDASNFFFEAGKAYEGLGKNDKACENYKKVTQGPNLEAAKYQITTVLKCH encoded by the coding sequence ATGAAGTATTTGCGAGTTATTTTTTCTGCATTATTCGTCGGAGTGGTATGGTTTTCTTTTGGCCAGAGCCTGAACGATGCAGGAACGGCTTTTAATGAAGCCATTCAGTTACAAAAAGACCAACAAAATGATCAGGCAATTGAAGCATACAAGAAATGCATTGGCATTGCAAGTCAATTGGGGCCGGAGGGCGATGACCTTAAAATGAAATCACAAACCCAGCTTTCCAACCTTTTCCTGAGTAAAGGTATAGATGCTTATAAATCAAAGGACCCGGATAACGCTATCGTTTTCCTTTCAGAATCATATAATTATGCCGAAACCACTGGGGATACAGATGGAATGCAAAAAGCAAACAAGATGCTGGGCAGCGTTTTTTCATATAAAGGTAAACTTGCGCTGAAAGAAAAGGATTTCAACGCATCCATTGATTTCCTGAATAAAGCCATCGGATATAATCCCGATACCGATTATTATTATTACCTGGTTTATGCCTATTCGAAGAACGATGACGAAACGAATATGAAAGCTGCAATGGATAAACTGATCGAAATCGGTGGCAATGATAATGAAGATGTGGTTAAAGCAAAATCAGTTGTTTCTAAGTTTTATCTGGCAAATGCCGTTGATGCTGCCAAAAAGCAGGATTATAACAAAGTTATTGAGATTGTTAACACAGGATTTGCTTATGACGATAAGGATCCAATGGCTTATTATTACCTGGCTGTAGCCCATAACAGTCTTAATCAGTATGATAAAGCCATTCAGGCTGCTGAAGCAGGTATTGGGATGGAAAAAGAAGATGCCTCCAATTTCTTTTTTGAAGCCGGAAAGGCATACGAAGGATTAGGAAAGAATGATAAAGCCTGTGAAAATTATAAAAAAGTAACGCAGGGTCCTAACCTGGAAGCTGCTAAATATCAGATTACAACAGTGCTAAAATGCCACTAA
- a CDS encoding ubiquinone/menaquinone biosynthesis methyltransferase has product MKDSRAFQQDKRNPGEGRPLYRMFNSIPRRYDFMNRLLTLRFDEIWRKKATRFCLQDDPGAVMDLCTGTGDLAVRLAGKANKHTKITALDFSENMLEIAAEKAKNKKFGDRIEFVHGDASEMPFLDESFDSIGIAFAFRNLTFKNPLGEKAVAEVYRVLRNGGRFVITESSQPRNPLMIWVFRNYLKLVVDKFGGKLSGHQSAYHYLAHSALNYYHPKEVEQLLKNVGFSNVKSIPLMGGIAAIHVATK; this is encoded by the coding sequence ATGAAGGATAGCAGAGCTTTTCAGCAGGATAAGAGAAATCCTGGGGAAGGCAGACCCTTGTACAGGATGTTCAACAGCATCCCACGCAGGTATGATTTCATGAATCGTTTGTTAACCTTACGATTTGATGAGATTTGGAGAAAGAAGGCAACCCGTTTTTGCCTGCAGGATGATCCGGGGGCAGTGATGGATCTGTGTACCGGTACCGGCGATCTGGCCGTCAGATTGGCCGGTAAAGCCAATAAACATACTAAAATCACTGCTCTTGATTTCAGCGAGAACATGCTTGAAATAGCTGCTGAGAAAGCAAAAAATAAAAAATTCGGTGACCGGATTGAATTTGTTCATGGAGATGCTTCCGAGATGCCTTTTCTTGATGAATCTTTTGATAGTATCGGAATCGCATTTGCCTTCAGGAACCTGACCTTTAAAAATCCACTGGGAGAAAAAGCAGTAGCCGAGGTTTACAGAGTATTGCGTAATGGTGGACGTTTTGTGATCACAGAAAGCAGCCAACCCCGAAATCCATTGATGATCTGGGTTTTTAGAAATTACCTAAAGCTTGTTGTCGACAAGTTTGGTGGAAAATTATCCGGTCATCAATCTGCTTATCATTATCTGGCCCATTCGGCCTTGAATTACTATCACCCGAAGGAGGTTGAACAGCTTTTAAAGAATGTTGGTTTTTCAAATGTTAAAAGTATACCCCTTATGGGAGGAATTGCAGCGATACATGTTGCAACAAAATGA
- the lysS gene encoding lysine--tRNA ligase, with protein sequence MIKLSEQEQIRRNALQELIDLGVNPYPADTFEVNCTSRDILERFPADQSLFQDVSIAGRIMSRRVMGAASFAEIQDQTGRIQIYVKRDDICPGEDKTLYNTVFKRLLDIGDIIGLRGYVFITKMGEITIHVKEMKLLAKSLRPLPVVKETDDKVYDAFRDPEQRYRQRYVDLIVNPEVKDTFMKRSQLIRSMRNFLEGKGYLEVETPVLQPLYGGAAARPFKTHHNTLDMTLYLRIANELYLKRLIVGGYDGVFEFAKDFRNEGMDRFHNPEFTQMELYVAYKDYSWMMDLVEEMVEKIALDIHGSTNIVTGEHVIDFKRPWKRFTMYEAIQSFTGIDISRMNEEELRMTASKLGVETDPSMAKGKIIDEIFGEKVEPFLIQPTFITDYPVEMSPLAKKHRSSEGLVERFEAICNGKEICNAFSELNDPIDQRKRFEDQLELGKRGDKESMLLDEDFLRALEFGMPPTAGLGIGIDRLAMIMTNSPSIQDVLFFPQMRPRKPAGDQEQEESSSNNENEG encoded by the coding sequence ATGATCAAACTGAGTGAACAGGAACAGATTAGGAGAAATGCTTTACAGGAACTGATCGATCTGGGTGTTAATCCTTACCCGGCAGATACTTTTGAAGTTAATTGCACTTCCAGAGATATTCTGGAGAGGTTTCCCGCAGATCAATCTTTATTCCAGGATGTTAGCATTGCAGGAAGAATAATGAGTCGCCGGGTTATGGGCGCTGCTTCTTTTGCTGAGATCCAGGATCAGACCGGCAGAATTCAGATTTATGTGAAACGGGATGATATCTGTCCCGGCGAGGATAAAACATTGTATAATACTGTCTTTAAAAGATTGTTGGATATTGGTGATATAATAGGGTTACGGGGATATGTTTTTATCACTAAAATGGGAGAGATCACCATCCATGTAAAGGAGATGAAACTGCTGGCCAAGTCGCTGCGACCTTTACCGGTAGTTAAGGAAACGGATGATAAAGTATATGATGCTTTCCGCGATCCGGAGCAGAGATACAGGCAACGCTATGTCGACCTGATCGTAAACCCGGAGGTGAAAGATACTTTCATGAAACGTTCACAGCTTATCCGTTCCATGAGGAATTTCCTGGAAGGAAAGGGATATCTGGAGGTTGAAACACCTGTTTTGCAGCCATTATACGGGGGTGCTGCCGCCAGGCCTTTCAAGACTCACCATAATACTCTTGATATGACCCTGTACCTGAGGATAGCCAACGAGCTTTACCTGAAACGTCTTATCGTTGGAGGATATGATGGTGTTTTTGAGTTTGCCAAAGATTTCAGGAATGAAGGTATGGATCGCTTCCATAATCCTGAATTTACCCAGATGGAGCTGTACGTAGCCTATAAGGATTATTCCTGGATGATGGACCTGGTGGAAGAAATGGTGGAAAAGATTGCACTCGATATCCATGGGTCGACAAACATCGTTACCGGTGAACATGTGATTGATTTCAAGCGGCCATGGAAGCGTTTTACCATGTATGAAGCGATTCAATCCTTTACAGGTATTGATATTTCCAGGATGAATGAGGAGGAATTGCGGATGACTGCCTCAAAACTTGGAGTGGAAACAGATCCTTCCATGGCCAAGGGTAAGATTATTGATGAGATCTTTGGGGAGAAAGTTGAGCCATTCCTGATTCAACCTACCTTTATTACCGACTATCCGGTTGAGATGTCTCCACTGGCAAAGAAGCACAGATCTTCCGAAGGACTGGTAGAGCGATTCGAGGCTATTTGCAACGGAAAGGAGATTTGTAATGCCTTTTCGGAGTTGAACGACCCGATTGACCAAAGAAAAAGATTTGAAGATCAGCTTGAATTAGGAAAAAGAGGAGACAAGGAATCCATGCTGCTGGATGAGGATTTCCTCAGGGCACTGGAGTTTGGCATGCCTCCCACGGCCGGCCTCGGAATTGGAATTGACCGGTTGGCTATGATCATGACCAACTCACCTTCCATCCAGGATGTGTTGTTTTTCCCCCAGATGCGACCCCGAAAACCTGCCGGTGACCAGGAACAGGAAGAATCTTCATCGAATAATGAAAATGAAGGATAG
- the lipA gene encoding lipoyl synthase, which translates to MEEKRKRTKPDWLKIKVPAGKEYLQVKEIVNRHKLHTICTSGQCPNMCDCWGRGTATLMILGDVCTRSCKFCAVKTGKPAPADWDEPRRVAESVKLMKLKHCVLTSVDRDDLPDGGAAIWAATIRAIRKVSPGTTLETLIPDFRGNKHDLQTVIDAAPEVISHNLETVRRLTPQVRSVADYNTSLEVIRFIAQSGIRAKSGIMAGLGETEEEILKTMDDLLEVGCEVFTLGQYLQPTHEHLPVSEYLTPEKFDFYRIKGLEKGFRFVESSPLVRSSYHAEKHIP; encoded by the coding sequence ATGGAAGAAAAAAGGAAACGGACCAAACCCGACTGGCTTAAGATCAAAGTACCTGCGGGCAAAGAGTATCTTCAGGTAAAAGAGATCGTGAACCGTCATAAATTGCATACGATCTGCACCAGCGGACAATGTCCGAACATGTGTGATTGCTGGGGGCGGGGAACCGCAACCCTTATGATACTCGGAGATGTCTGCACCCGTTCGTGTAAATTCTGTGCGGTAAAGACGGGGAAACCAGCCCCTGCCGACTGGGATGAGCCAAGGAGGGTTGCTGAATCGGTGAAGCTGATGAAGCTCAAACATTGTGTTTTAACTTCCGTTGACCGTGACGATTTGCCTGACGGAGGTGCAGCTATCTGGGCCGCTACCATACGTGCCATCAGGAAAGTAAGTCCGGGTACTACCCTTGAAACGCTAATACCCGACTTCAGGGGAAATAAACATGATCTTCAAACAGTTATTGACGCAGCGCCCGAGGTCATTTCCCATAACCTGGAAACAGTACGCAGGCTTACTCCCCAGGTACGATCGGTAGCTGATTACAACACAAGTCTGGAAGTGATACGATTTATTGCTCAGTCAGGGATACGGGCAAAATCAGGTATTATGGCCGGTTTGGGAGAAACAGAAGAAGAAATTCTGAAAACCATGGATGATCTTTTGGAAGTTGGTTGTGAAGTATTCACCCTCGGACAATACCTTCAACCTACCCATGAACACCTTCCTGTATCGGAATATTTGACTCCTGAAAAATTTGACTTCTACCGGATCAAAGGACTGGAAAAAGGATTCCGTTTCGTCGAAAGCAGCCCATTAGTCCGCTCCTCCTACCACGCCGAAAAACACATCCCCTAA